Genomic segment of Benincasa hispida cultivar B227 chromosome 1, ASM972705v1, whole genome shotgun sequence:
tcgagttagaacttttctactcatcgtttagccaaatctaaacgatcgtttagcttgggctACACGATACTATatgaccaatgcttggtcttcttcttcctcgaagtgaACTGCATccccatgctttgaaactttatCACGAGCGACTTAAAActcttcaaacactttgaatacagactcgatgacaagttaattatgcccaaaaaaacgcaggggctcttacaaattaactttaaaatgtaaaagaaagctttaaaacaGAGGCCatcatcccgaaacatccatcaaaccATCCATAAACACACTGAACACTTCAATGCATTGTAGAACAAACTTAAAACCCATCAAGACTGTAAAATAagttcaatacaacaatggaatttggaatatcagaacaacctggcgctgataccaattgaaggaaatctaaacatagaGATCTAGTGAGCGGAagtagatcgttccaaatcctatTGAGAAAGAATTCAAACAATTATAGTCTAAACGggacagattatgcataaactatgaattacagcatgcttcttatAAATGCTTAAAGCTTGAAACTCTTCTGTTGTTTACTGGATGACATCTTAATCGTGTAGACAAAgctccaagaactaaacgacagttcaattatgtaaacgataggacgaagcgctagacgatcgtgtagacgacagttgaatgaagctaaatgatcgtataaacGACAACtgaagagctaaacgatcatatagacgattggatgtggagctaaacaatcgagtacacgatgcgataggaactacacgatcgtgtaaatgatactttagtaaatgctaaacgatcgtagagttagaaagaaagaacacaTGAGTTTAAGTGGTTAGGCCAAAGGCCTACGTCTACTGTGCAAATCGAGAgggtctcttttattacttcttcttcaaagttATTACAAAACGAATGTCTTGCTCTCTCTCGTTTTCTCTCTTATGTTATTCTCACATTTGTTTTCCTTTATATACACAGGTGCAATGGTCAACGATGAGACTCTAGTGGTTACAACACATAACAGAAAGAAGTCGACAACGGTTCAATTGCCTgtaacgatttttttttttttttttttggtcttcAATTCTATCACCTTTCAAACAAAATTGGGAATTTATGAACTGAGACTGTGAGTGAACCCATTCTATAGGAAACATTGCAAAATTAGAGAGACAAGACTAAAGaacaaagtaaataaaacagCTTATTTTCTGCCCCCACTTCTTATTTCTGTCGTGAATCTCGTGTAATCGTCGTACTATCCGACGAGGATTCCACTTTTATAAGCACTTTTGGAAAtgttaaagatttttttaaaattacttttaaatacACTGttcgttttttaaaaaagacGCGTTTTTGTGTTTGAATGACCTTCATGGTTAAAGTATTTCTAATTCACTTCTATTTATTATAAAGATTTCTATCTTTTTATATGAAATGGAATGGTGAAcaatgttaaaaatatttttttgttttaagcttcattttcatatcttttatcattatttattttaaacaattaagtttatctGTTTcacttttatttgttttttatatcaaattgaatggtaaataatgtcaaaaataatctttttttacactttattttctcatcaattatcattttaaaaaatatcttaaagttttgttaaacaattttttaaattttaaagttaaaatggttggagaatatgaataagatatatttaaaaaaaaaaaaaatacgagaatttattttgtaataaagGATACAACTCAATTGACATATatggttttatttaaatatgtgactattttttggctttttttctcaactttcaaaataattaattaatattttggtaATAATAAACTCActcttatttattaatatttttagtgTTTTGAAAAACTTATTCTGTAGAACTCAAAACAAAGATTCAAACCAAATTTGAATCAATCAAATCGAGTTCAAAGGAATAAAATAAGAGCAAAACAAAAttcttattaaataaattaaagtgtGACATGTGGAGCAATCGACAGAATGTGGTGAGTTTTGTTTGGCacgaaaattaaaatttaaaaaaaaaaaaaaaaaaaaaaaaaaaaaacgtgaattttaatttaaaaacttacAATAATGATTACAACTTCCCTcacttttttaaaatcattttcttccCCAAAATCCACGATAATTTTCGAAATTTCCAGTCCTTTGAACACAAAGATTGCATGGTTGCTTTTCCAagctttttaaatttctttttcatctttttcttgaaaaagataTATTGTTGTGTGAGCACTGATTTGTCAGTGCTATAATTTGTAAATCTATTAtttgattagtttttttttcatatttctcttCATTTCCAAATCTATTGTAAAAGGTTATTCTTAAACGCATAACAAAGAGTCTTGTAATGATTTGATCTTAATGTGTAAAAATGATTGAGTTTGTTCTTGAACTTATAAAATGAGTGTATAACGGTTGAGCTCTAATCTGTGAAAAGGTTAGTAAATTTTTATGGGATAGTTGCATAAATGGAATTCAAAagaatagaatatgtagtacaaagataaaataattgcatatatagaacaaaaaatggtaaaagattaTAAAACTCATGCCTAGTTACCATTTTGCTTGCTTCTTctcgattttctcaaattgaaggCTATCAgccactgatagctgctatcaattACTACCACTGATAactgctatcagtggtagctttcaatttgagaaatattaattaatacaatcttgaaatattagcttttaatttgttaTCAGTGTCAACGGTGACTATCATTAATATACATTCATCAATTgaaatcaaccttgaaatattaacagttaaggctatcaatgactatcaatgatagatttttataagtagttatcaacattgaaagaaaaccaacaattttgaaagattaagcGATACCAGTGATGGAGAACTATTAGTGGCtgataaactttcataaatggctatcaactttgaaagattaacacagtagctatcactaataatcttctaTCGTGGCTATCACCAATAGCAACTATCAGTCATTATCGCTGATAGgttttcatcaattagaatcaaccttgaaatattaacacttaaggctggcaatgatagacttctataactagttatgaactttcaaagaaactcgatatatagatttcaccTAACTTCTACTACCGAATTCACTAATATCACTCATATCGTGGTTACcaatgatagcttctttcactgataacatcaaTGATAAGATgatatcaatgatctcactgatatcatgctattaATGATCTCATTGATatcatgttatcagtgataactcTCTATTACCAATGACAGCAGCTATCAGTCATTATCGGTAATAgaaagttatcactgataacatgctattagtgatagctccTGTCAATGATAGCTATTGACCACCTTATTGTCCCTTTCCTTGTCCTTTCCAACTATCCATACagtcccttttctttttaataccTCTCAAGGGCATTTTCGTAAAATTAGCGAACAGTCAAACCAAatcctttttctttgtttgatttTGTGAACAAATATTATGGTATACAAATACACAAGTTTTTCAATTTGTGCTCTTCATTTTAAGCCATCTATGctattttttcaagtttattttaATAGACATCATACTCTTAAAAGTtctataaaaacaaaacaaaactattGGTTTGTTTGATATATCATTcgcatttctcattttttgagaaatatacttgtttaataactattcttgtttcttatctcaaacttttaagaaatgtttctaaaaatggtacaaatttgtggattaaattttttttcttttaaatcagttttcatttgttatttatatttaatgtttggttataataatcaaaattaatgattggcttgttggtgttaagtcaatTATGAATTGGGTACTTTCAAGTTTAGAGTACGGAACTCACCTTCATAATCCTTATGGAAAAAAGAAGAGATGAAGCAAAAActgaataaaggaaaaaaattaaaaaacaaaaaaaaaaataaaaaagaagaagaagaaaaagctgaagaaaagaaagaaaattttaaaagagagagaaagaaaggaagcaaaaatcggagaaatgaaagaattttttttttttaaaaaaaaaaaaaaaagaagaagcaaaatcagataaaggaaagaaaattaaaaaaaaaaaaaaggaagaaagaaaaacaggaagtaaaaactagaaaaagaaaataaaaatagaaaaaatgtaaagaaaCAAAAccggagaaaggaaagaaattaaaaagaagcaaaaattaaagaaaagaaagaaactaaaaaaataaaacaaaaaaattaaaaattaaaaagaaaggaaagaagaatGTAACAAGACAATGAAAGACGAAactgaaaattagaaaaaattcaaaagttgacTAGTTAACACttccatatttgcaaatattttaaagatgtgtgatatatttttaaaattttttccccttgttttactatctattacaaatatccaaTTTTTATCCAAATACCTAAGAGGAGCATGAGGAGTGTAATAGGCTAGTTGTGTCGGGTCACTATAAAATTTGTGATGTCAATTTCTCTATACCTATATTACTTTagttttgcaattaatttattattatattttattgtatgaAACTAGTtacaatatttattattgaaattaatttctcGTAAGTTGGTTGACTTTATCTCTACATATTTATTATTAGTCTtgatatgaaagttaaattgagtgtttgaatttgtttatgtcaACTTCTTATTACTTTGTTGTTGAATTTATTTGTATGAAAGTATTGTTTAACTTATTTGCTAACAATATTAGtaaatagttttattaatttgaataaactCTATTCATCATCCTCTAGAATTGTCATATTGATCCGATAATTGATATCAGAGTTAGTAACTCTTCTGCATAATTCAATTTTCAGATATTATTTTGATAGATAAaatattttgagaaattatttgaaaaacttAATTACTAGAGATTTGACAACTTTAAATGATCATTTTATTGTTAGGCCCCGTAATAGATATtatgatatttcaaaaaaataaaatgaaaacttgtGTACTTTTCTATAGATTTTAacattttgtatgtttgtgagcCTATCATTTAGCTAAATTGTAATTGAATAATGAGTTGCTTATTTTTAATATCAAagttataaatatcatatattgtacATTACAAGaagtatgtgatataatttttacattttgattatttttattttatttattctaccataaatacaattttattattattattttttatgaatcAGAAATCtagatattatatatttttttttaaattaatcatcaGAGCTTAATTATTATCTCTACACTATTTAGTCACACACTTTAAACCtaaaaatctataattttaGATTATAGACTTTTTAGCTTTCTTATAATTATGGTTTTTTATCATTCTTAAACAAAGATcaatttttaaaaggaaaattttgacagataaaaaaatgtcaaactatttacagagaTAGAAAAAAGtattgatagacttctttctgcatctattagtaatagacttttatcatcctttatcaacttctattaaaaaaaattaaaattttgttatgttaggtaaataattttcattttgtttagtattaaaaaatgaagaagtGTACTAATTTTGTGACCTAGAAATTATGAAAGGGCACATGGCATTTATtgaatgataataataatgttCAAAACACACATCAAAATGTGCAAatgaaacatttttcatttaaaagcaTCCCAACAAAGAAAGTAACAAAGTagtatttaattaactaatccTTCCACTTCCACTTCTACTTCCAAACTGAAACTAGAGACAAGGAACAAATTTAGTCAAACCTTTTCTTCAGTTGAAGCAAAGACTCACAAACCTTTTTGGGGTCAGGCAGAGAATTAGCAACACTCTCCTTTTGTAAGCATCTATTCACCCAACTTATTATCTTTGGACACTCAGCCTCAATGCTGAAATTCCCAATGGTCTCATACGCATAAAACCATGAGGAGAATCCAATCAAACCAATGTCTAAAAATCCAAAACATTCACCTCCAAAATAATCCTTCTCCCCCAGAACTTCTTCTAGTTGCTTCAAAATTTCTATTACCTCCTCCTTCCCTGCCTCTTGCTCCTCTCCCTTTTTCGTGTATATCTTCTTCGCACTTTCATAAATCTGCATTTTGAATCTCCCATCTCAAAAAcgaatatataaatatgtgttTATGCATGAAGACAGAATTTGCACATAGGTGTGCCGTGAAGTGCAGAAGGCCGAAGCCTCCTCGCCGCAGGAGAGAAAGAACAATACACCAGACGGAAATTTTTAACAAGCTTTCTTCACATTTCAGTGTGTGACTCTGTGTATTTTTCTCTTGGATTGGGGCTTTTCTCTTGTTAGTTTACCGGGTTGTGGTATTGGATTCAAATAGTCCTTGTTGGGCTATTTGGGGAGAGATTTGTAACGTAAGTTTTGGTGTCTTTGTAATCTCCATCATAGTGAAACCTGCAATTACATATGACTAGATATAGTTCCAAGTTTGTAACCATATATTTTTCGGTGTCGTTTTCTTTCTCCCTTATCCTgtttatttgatgttttatgaTCGATGACTTATTTGATTCTAATCCGTGGAAGTGGAAGTTTGAGATATATATCTTGCATAAATTCCCAACAGAACATACGGAATAAAGAATAATCATTGTATCATAATAGACAGTTTCTCAtattactaaatattatatgatGATTATCCAATGTGGTTATATAAATCATAATGAAAAAGCATTGTAATATTTGAAACTTcgaaaaaaatgtcatttcattcAAACATGTCACCTGGAAAAATAATCAATAGATcaaattttattgatgaaaCAAGTATCtcatatcatatcatatataccaaTTGACTTACAtacctactttttttttctttaatatatcaGTACACAATAATTTAGGTCTCAGATTTtagtttttctcttttatgctTTTTATATTTGTGGAAGAAACATGTTTTTGAGAAATTGGGTCAAAATCTTAGGTTCGTTTCTATTTAAACTCACTAATTATCACTAACctgagcataactcaacatTTCTAAGTCTAATGTAGTTCTctcccaaattaaaattaaattaaaatgatgacGAATGCTAAGGAATATGAACAAAAGAAATTGAGTTAAAAAAGGGAGCTAgagagaaaacaaaattttacctTCTTATCGATGAAATCAACCCAGAATCTGGCCTGAGATCTCTCATAAGGATCAGACGGCAACAAAGGAGCTTTATCATTCCAAAATTCATCAATATACTGAACAATAATGGAAGATTCACAAATGGGTTTTCCATTATGAATAAGAACGGGGATTTTCTTGTGAATCGGGTTCATTTCAAGAAGTAAAGGGCTCTTATTCCTCAGATCTTGTTCCAAATACTCATAGGCCACGCCCTTCTCGGCCAGAGCTATTTTAACTCGCATACCAAACATGCTGGGCCAGAAATCCAACAGCTTCACTTCCTCTGCCATTGTTGGTGCtacccaaatgagaacaatccTTCAAGCCAATTGGGAATTGTGGAGAAACTGAGATCGAGATTGATAGTAGAAGACGCATAAAAGGCAAATGGATGCCTTTCTGGAAATTTCACcactcttttattctttttattattttcataataCAGCATTGGAGTTGTCGTGGCCTCGTTGGACTTAAATATACTTTCTGCATTTCACAtttattcattttcttctctacGCATCTTATCTTctcattttaattgaaaaatagttttaaaccTTAAAATGAGTCAAAGATATTTTCAAATAcagtaaaatattataatttataaatcacattttattgtaTACCATCCTTTCTATGGAAGATTTAGACAATTAACTTTATATGACTAATCTTTCACAAATATCCATTTTTTTAACACATTAATAGAAATATATCGTTTTTAAATTTACTAttaaggaaagtgtttccaatATGATCGATaacgatttttattttagtttttctgtttttcaaatttgtatGAAATTTCATCTTAAAACTAATTGGTAATAGGTGAAGTAgctcatttattttaaaaggaGTGTGaagttctttaattttttcaatatggAATTCTTAACGATTTTCACATTTTttgaagaaatatttgaatcttaatcaaattttaaaaagagaaCAAGCTTTTTAGAAATTGAGTCAAAACATTAGATTCATTCCTCTTTAAACTCACTAACACATCAGCATAACtcaatattttgaaataatgctattttctctcaaataaaaacTAGGATGATGATGAATGTTAAGGAATAGGAATAAATGATATTGAGttaagaaagagagagagaaaacaaAGGATCTTCATAAGGATCAGATGGCAAGAGAGGAGCTTTATCATGGTcataaacattattttttagaaCTCTGTtgcaataaatttttttttttaaatatgcttATGAGTttttatgaatatatatataaaaacagtATTATccctttttttctcttaattaatGTATACAACCATGTTCTTTCCACACAAAAAGTATACCATAATACAACCATTTTTGTCATCCACTTTTTTGCAATTAGTCTTAAGTGCACTGCAGAAGAATTTATATAATGCTTTCAACTTTGAGTGTTAGAAtgtcttgaatttgtttgtAGACGCCTTCTAACAATCAAGTACGAAATTTAGAGAAgtgcactatataaactctctaactccAGTGGTGTCATTTTGTATTCAGATAACATTCTTTCTAATAACATGTTCACCCTTTACCTTGTAGACATaactaacacactgttagtgaatcACGTAAATTTGTGTGTcgattatctatttttttatgttctttCGTATTCTTTAATTACCAATTTCGTAACGTTGAGCTTCGAATCTGGGTTAGTTGTTTAGCTCCCTACATTAGAATGTAGTTAAAAGCTTCTACTCACAAGTCACTTAAAAAGGCATTAACATGTGTAAACACAAGATAACCAAAGAGAAAAGGAAGAGTCAATGAACATGTGGAGTTGGTAATCCAGTTCAGTGTAACCATATTTACATCTAGGAGACACTTGCCCTAAATGAAAAGGTTCCACTAGATAAGATAAGTAATGACAACAAGAATACTTATCTAAAGTTTAAGCTAACTTGATACACAAATAGCTTTGTTCTATGGACTAGTTTAGACTCCCCTAAACCAAATGCTTCGTCACCTATAGAGTAATCAGATTCGGGCTCCCCCTTGAATCAATGTCTCTGTATATGAAGCTTCAAAAATCTTTTTGATTAACTGATTGAACGCCCTTCAACCAGCAGACTTATCCCACATGAACAACAATTCATTACCTCAATTCGTGCAGTTGCAACGCTCTCTCTCCGAAGGATTCACCACACTTGCAGAGCAGCAACACAACAAGTTCTCAGCAATGTCATCAATATTTCATACAATCATTCAGTTGCTTCACCAACTCCGAAGATCACAGCAACAAAATAACATAGACAATCCATAAGGAAAGAAATAGAAACGACAAGAATAATATTGCCATCTAAAAatggaaagaataaaatcaaatatgcatccataaaggaaagaaagaagatgATCACCAAAGCCACAAAGAATGGCAACAAGAAACccaacaaaacaaataaaaggaAACAATAACAGCTAACACAATTTGTAATGACATTTGTTTTacggaaaaatatattttaaacgaTAAATTGCTTAATATACTAATTGTAATTTTGTTAGGAAACAAATATTCAAATTACTCTACGCAATAacttgattaaaaaaaagttcaatgATGTTGTAGAGAAcgaaaaattttatataatttgttataGAA
This window contains:
- the LOC120084549 gene encoding probable glutathione S-transferase, whose translation is MAEEVKLLDFWPSMFGMRVKIALAEKGVAYEYLEQDLRNKSPLLLEMNPIHKKIPVLIHNGKPICESSIIVQYIDEFWNDKAPLLPSDPYERSQARFWVDFIDKKIYESAKKIYTKKGEEQEAGKEEVIEILKQLEEVLGEKDYFGGECFGFLDIGLIGFSSWFYAYETIGNFSIEAECPKIISWVNRCLQKESVANSLPDPKKVCESLLQLKKRFD